The following are encoded together in the Pleurocapsa sp. FMAR1 genome:
- the grxC gene encoding glutaredoxin 3, whose amino-acid sequence MAVKVEIYTWSRCPFCIRAKGLLDEKGVEYSEYCIDGDEDARDKMRARANGKSSLPQIFINDRHIGGCDNLYALEGNGELDPLL is encoded by the coding sequence ATGGCAGTAAAAGTAGAAATATATACCTGGAGTCGTTGTCCGTTTTGTATTCGTGCCAAAGGTCTATTGGACGAAAAAGGAGTTGAATATAGTGAATATTGTATTGATGGAGATGAAGATGCCAGGGATAAGATGAGAGCAAGAGCTAATGGCAAATCTAGCTTACCGCAAATATTTATTAACGATCGCCATATTGGCGGATGCGATAATCTTTATGCTTTAGAAGGCAATGGAGAATTAGACCCTCTATTGTAG
- a CDS encoding DUF3593 domain-containing protein, translating to MNKESLFAISLFPYLGFLWFMTRSGKTPRLALIGFYVLLIFVIVTIPAGIYAQAHYGKELANVDWLHGSAELFLTLSNILVVLGFRQAIIKLKKTE from the coding sequence ATGAATAAAGAAAGTTTATTTGCCATCTCTTTGTTTCCCTATCTTGGTTTTTTGTGGTTTATGACTCGCTCAGGAAAAACACCACGCTTGGCTTTAATTGGCTTTTATGTTCTATTAATTTTTGTGATAGTTACAATTCCTGCGGGCATCTATGCTCAAGCCCATTACGGAAAAGAATTAGCTAATGTCGATTGGCTTCATGGCAGCGCAGAATTGTTTTTAACTCTTTCCAATATTTTAGTGGTTTTGGGTTTTCGTCAGGCAATTATCAAACTGAAAAAGACTGAATAA
- the gshB gene encoding glutathione synthase → MKLAFIIDPIAKLDPGHDSSVAMMEAAQLLGHQVWITVANQLSIIEGKAWGYLQAVNLKPVKLVDEHWQAETDWYQIQGKILTCLEEMDAVFMRTDPPVTVPYLYTTYILDLIDRRKTLVVNSPQGLRTANEKVYALQFTSVIPETIVSQDKLVIAKFIDEKKSAVLKPLGGKGGEGILFLEAGDRNFNSIIEVSTYRGREPVMVQEYLSAAKEGDKRIIMLDGEPIGAVNRVPSGNDFRGNMAVGGKAAKIDITDREQEICALVAPQLKADELYFVGIDVIGGYLTEVNVTSPTGIREIDRLNNVSLGEKVIKWVENKLSR, encoded by the coding sequence GTGAAACTGGCATTTATCATTGATCCTATAGCCAAACTAGATCCTGGACACGATAGTAGTGTTGCCATGATGGAAGCAGCGCAGTTATTAGGTCATCAAGTTTGGATTACGGTCGCCAATCAACTGAGCATTATTGAGGGAAAGGCTTGGGGATACTTACAAGCCGTCAATCTTAAACCGGTAAAGTTGGTTGATGAACATTGGCAGGCAGAAACAGATTGGTATCAGATTCAGGGCAAAATTTTAACTTGTCTGGAGGAAATGGACGCTGTATTTATGCGCACCGATCCTCCTGTTACTGTTCCTTATTTGTATACGACGTACATATTAGATCTAATTGATCGCCGTAAAACTTTAGTAGTTAATTCTCCTCAAGGATTAAGAACTGCTAACGAAAAAGTATATGCCCTACAATTTACCTCTGTAATCCCTGAAACTATCGTCAGCCAAGATAAGTTAGTAATTGCCAAATTTATAGATGAGAAAAAATCTGCTGTCTTAAAACCTTTGGGTGGTAAAGGAGGAGAGGGAATCTTATTTTTAGAAGCGGGCGATCGCAATTTTAATTCTATAATTGAAGTTAGCACTTACCGAGGGCGCGAACCCGTAATGGTTCAAGAATATTTATCTGCTGCTAAAGAAGGTGATAAAAGAATCATTATGCTAGATGGTGAACCCATTGGCGCAGTTAATCGTGTTCCTAGTGGTAATGATTTTAGAGGCAATATGGCAGTAGGGGGCAAAGCAGCAAAGATAGATATTACCGATAGAGAACAAGAAATTTGCGCGCTGGTTGCGCCCCAATTAAAAGCTGATGAGCTTTATTTTGTAGGCATTGATGTAATTGGTGGATATTTAACGGAAGTTAACGTTACTAGTCCAACAGGAATCAGAGAAATAGATCGCCTTAATAATGTCAGCTTAGGTGAGAAAGTTATTAAATGGGTAGAAAACAAGCTATCTAGATAG
- a CDS encoding DUF2499 domain-containing protein: protein MHALSIPTWIVHVSSVLEWAAAIYYIWQYGEVTGDRSWYNLSFAMLPALVSAMCACTWHFFDNTQSLDWLVILQASMTVVGNTTVCIAAWGIWKASRQNRINTPNSQSTVNHE, encoded by the coding sequence ATGCACGCATTATCAATTCCAACCTGGATAGTTCATGTCTCTAGCGTCCTTGAATGGGCTGCTGCTATTTACTACATTTGGCAGTATGGAGAGGTTACAGGCGATCGCTCTTGGTATAATTTATCATTTGCTATGTTGCCTGCCTTAGTTAGTGCTATGTGTGCCTGTACCTGGCACTTTTTTGATAATACTCAATCTCTTGACTGGCTGGTTATCTTGCAGGCATCAATGACTGTAGTAGGAAATACTACAGTCTGTATTGCTGCTTGGGGAATTTGGAAAGCTTCTCGTCAGAACAGAATTAATACTCCTAATTCTCAATCAACGGTAAATCATGAATAA